The nucleotide window TTCTCGCGAGGAGGCAGATCTGGCTAAAGCCATAGAACTGTCCctcaaagagaataaaaatcaggAGTCCCACAATTCACCCAAGAACACAAGTCTCTACCCCAGTGTCAATGCCTCCATGACCTCCAACATCTTCGAAAAACGAAAGGTCAGGGCTCTCTACGATTTCGAAGCTGCTGAGGACAATGAGTTGAGTTTTGCTGCTGGAGATATCAGTGAGTGAATTACTCATTTTTGcatatttttctttgtaaACAGATGAATGTCCTTTCGTAGTCATTAAgtaatttttcagttgaaatgaattgaatgattaattagccatgattaattaattttagtaCATATTCTGGACGATTCTGATGCGAATTGGTGGAAGGGTGTTCGAGGAAAAATGGAGGGACTATTCCCTGTTAATTTCGTAACAGCTGATTTATCAGTGGAGCCTGATCACATCACGAAGTTGGAGcaggggaataaaaaatcagtgcAATTTGTTGAGGAGGTGGAGGTGAAAACGCTcaagagggagcctgagataATTGAGGTGGAGATTGATGAAGGGAAGATTGATAGATTGTTGCATTTGTTGCACGAAGCTGATCCACAGAGTGACACCAGTGATCCATCTGAACTATTAGATCTTGAAGGTAACTAATGCCAAGAATCAAATAATGCATTCAAGAGTAATTTACGAATTTCCCCTGGGGTGACAGTTGAAATCTTTCGTAGAAATTcaccattaaaattattttgatgacTTTAACTGCTTTAGAGGCGatcaattaatgatttttggtTGGAATTGCAGAGCAAGTGATGGCTATGGGCCCCCTGATCGACGCAGCCCTGGAGAAAGTTGACAGGCGGCACGCCCAGCTGACCCAGCTCTCCGCAGACCTCGTCGACGCCCTAAATCTTTATCACACTCTTCAAAGAGAGCCCCCACCTCCGACCCCGACCTATACATACGGTAAAATGCCCCATCACTCAGTCTATCCTTACCCCAATCAACCCCCACACATGTTCAATGGCATCCCAGGACACCACCCGTTCCCAGGGAACTTCAATCCAAATATATCGATGCCACCAAGCGATTACATGCCGCCAggtaaattttcaatcattcgTTTTTATCTCGTTAACGATTGCATTTGAGAAAACTTATagtgagacatttttttgagGGGGGGTTCAATGCCCCAAGTAAGGGGTATAATAGTGCTTTATCGTCAGATCAATAATTGTAGAGGTAAATGACCGTTAAAGGGGGGACAAGAAACTAGGAAactctaaaaaataatttttttatgcatcAACTTGGGTTCTTGTCCTGTAGGCAGTATGTCGATACCCCAGCATTATCATCTACCCCCTGGACATGCTCAGCATCCATCTGGCCACCCTGGGCCCCATGGACATCACCCACCGTCTCAAGGACCACCCCATCATCCTCAGGGAATGCCTCCGGGAAACTTGACAAGTCAGGCACCAGAACAAACTAGTTTGCCTTATCAACAACCAGGGTAAGACAtcttcataaattttcttataatagacaattaattaaaaaaaaattaaaaatatagaatCTATGGAAATTAGTAATAATTGattcaaattgatttttaattacagaTTTCCACCTCAAGGTGTGCCACAGCAATATGTACCCCCAGGCGCCCAGGGCCCACCCCAACAGCCTCAATATCCTCCCCCCAATGGTCAACACATGATGTGAATGATAAAAACAACAGAATACTgaataaatacaaaaatcgtaaatatttaattaacgaaGGAAACATTCAAGTTATGAACATAATCGAAAATAGCCAAAGAAGGgtttttatatgaataaatagcTGTTATCTGTGGAATACACTCGTCTTTGCATCTTGCTGAAGTTCGATAGATTTGCTGttgatttggaaaaaaaattttatccagCAAAATTAAGCTATTTTGTTTTGCGAACAAATCGTACGGAATATGttttatggaaaatgaaattttccgctaaaaaattcatctgaTATTTTCACCCAAGTCCACTCGTTCTCAAGATATTTGGGGATTTAACCACGTAATTGTAATTCCcagttcaaaaaatatttttaaactattaacatttgatttaattgataaaaaatagacTCAATGTTAATCCGCTTTTGTTTCTCATCCAGAAGTGAAGAGAATTGTTTGAAACATCGAGTATTTTCTTTCGAATTCGATTTatgattttaatttgaaagaccaagttttttattttttccacctgTTACTGCTGAACAATAAATAGTCCATTATAATGAAGATAAAGGTTGATTAAACACCGAGAGGATTATTGATCGAGGCAAACCCTTCACCGGTAGCTCATAAGTTCAGtgaacaaatgattttttattccgttCTAATGGTTAAAAGtaccattaattaattattccagaGATGAATGATtgacagaagaaaaaattaatgataaaacgTTAATGAAGGAGAATGATGAACCCCGCGGGGT belongs to Diachasmimorpha longicaudata isolate KC_UGA_2023 chromosome 10, iyDiaLong2, whole genome shotgun sequence and includes:
- the LOC135166968 gene encoding signal transducing adapter molecule 1 isoform X2, translating into MVPSQLLDACSSNCGKPFLLEIASREFEGELKKLLGHSQPKLVDKAKALIKKWSEGDFKTDPQLNLIPSLYAKLKQDGIDFSSIIEPHKHACSTASANASREEADLAKAIELSLKENKNQESHNSPKNTSLYPSVNASMTSNIFEKRKVRALYDFEAAEDNELSFAAGDIIHILDDSDANWWKGVRGKMEGLFPVNFVTADLSVEPDHITKLEQGNKKSVQFVEEVEVKTLKREPEIIEVEIDEGKIDRLLHLLHEADPQSDTSDPSELLDLEEQVMAMGPLIDAALEKVDRRHAQLTQLSADLVDALNLYHTLQREPPPPTPTYTYGKMPHHSVYPYPNQPPHMFNGIPGHHPFPGNFNPNISMPPSDYMPPGSMSIPQHYHLPPGHAQHPSGHPGPHGHHPPSQGPPHHPQGMPPGNLTSQAPEQTSLPYQQPGFPPQGVPQQYVPPGAQGPPQQPQYPPPNGQHMM
- the LOC135166968 gene encoding signal transducing adapter molecule 1 isoform X1, producing the protein MFLFGSTSPFDAEVEKATNEKNTVEDWARIMDVCDSVGNSSVKAKDCLRSIVKRLNHTDPHVVMQAISLLDACSSNCGKPFLLEIASREFEGELKKLLGHSQPKLVDKAKALIKKWSEGDFKTDPQLNLIPSLYAKLKQDGIDFSSIIEPHKHACSTASANASREEADLAKAIELSLKENKNQESHNSPKNTSLYPSVNASMTSNIFEKRKVRALYDFEAAEDNELSFAAGDIIHILDDSDANWWKGVRGKMEGLFPVNFVTADLSVEPDHITKLEQGNKKSVQFVEEVEVKTLKREPEIIEVEIDEGKIDRLLHLLHEADPQSDTSDPSELLDLEEQVMAMGPLIDAALEKVDRRHAQLTQLSADLVDALNLYHTLQREPPPPTPTYTYGKMPHHSVYPYPNQPPHMFNGIPGHHPFPGNFNPNISMPPSDYMPPGSMSIPQHYHLPPGHAQHPSGHPGPHGHHPPSQGPPHHPQGMPPGNLTSQAPEQTSLPYQQPGFPPQGVPQQYVPPGAQGPPQQPQYPPPNGQHMM